The following are encoded in a window of Arcobacter arenosus genomic DNA:
- a CDS encoding cytochrome-c peroxidase, translating into MKKSIILASVVFACSSVFGAGDTDLLDQAKKAGLKPIPQSKLEVLKLVDNPKNPITDCKVELGKKLYFDPRLSKSGIISCNTCHNLAMGGVDGVGAAIGHKWTPNPAHLNSPTVYNSVLNKAQFWDGRDPHLEAQAQGPVQAGPEMAAPKGLVLDRVTSMPDYVAEFKKAYGPDVKITFELITDTIAVFERTLITPSRFDAFMHGKTSALTKEEKTGLKVFIDKGCASCHNDIGLGGTMMPFDASKYDLNVGGFTGTKDGMVKTPTLRNIEETAPYFHNGNVWSLGQAVKLMGDIQLGMKLTDKETSQIVTFLKSLTGKKPEISYPQLPVITEKTPKPDMN; encoded by the coding sequence ATGAAAAAATCTATAATTTTGGCATCTGTTGTTTTCGCATGCTCAAGTGTTTTTGGTGCGGGGGACACTGATTTATTAGACCAAGCTAAAAAAGCTGGACTAAAACCAATTCCACAATCAAAGTTAGAAGTTCTAAAACTTGTTGATAATCCAAAAAACCCTATTACTGATTGTAAGGTTGAACTTGGTAAAAAACTATACTTTGATCCAAGACTTTCTAAGTCTGGAATTATTTCATGTAACACATGTCACAACCTAGCAATGGGTGGTGTTGATGGAGTAGGAGCAGCAATTGGACATAAATGGACTCCAAACCCTGCTCACTTAAACTCACCTACTGTTTATAACTCAGTATTAAACAAAGCACAATTTTGGGATGGTAGAGATCCACACCTAGAAGCACAAGCTCAAGGACCAGTTCAAGCAGGTCCTGAAATGGCAGCACCTAAAGGATTAGTACTTGATAGAGTTACTTCAATGCCAGATTATGTTGCAGAATTCAAAAAAGCATATGGTCCAGATGTAAAAATCACTTTTGAATTAATCACAGATACAATTGCAGTTTTTGAAAGAACATTAATCACTCCATCAAGATTTGATGCCTTTATGCATGGTAAAACTTCTGCATTAACAAAAGAAGAGAAAACTGGCCTAAAAGTATTCATCGATAAAGGTTGTGCAAGCTGTCATAATGATATTGGTTTAGGTGGAACAATGATGCCATTTGATGCTTCAAAATATGACTTAAATGTTGGTGGATTTACAGGAACAAAAGATGGAATGGTTAAAACTCCAACTCTAAGAAACATTGAAGAGACTGCTCCATATTTCCATAATGGTAATGTTTGGTCATTAGGTCAAGCTGTTAAACTTATGGGTGATATTCAATTAGGAATGAAACTAACAGATAAAGAGACTTCTCAAATTGTTACATTCTTAAAATCTTTAACAGGTAAAAAACCTGAAATCTCATATCCACAGTTACCAGTTATAACTGAAAAAACTCCAAAACCAGATATGAACTAA